The proteins below come from a single Cryptococcus gattii WM276 chromosome D, complete sequence genomic window:
- a CDS encoding SWI/SNF related, matrix associated, actin dependent regulator of chromatin, subfamily a, member 3, putative (Similar to TIGR gene model, INSD accession AAW46542.1), with translation MSHIDYFGGQSSTAQKRRRQTQATSSQGEDDDPRSRALEHDEHFATFRSDVVGVQYYRGLVGRGEYVLLRREPTNKWDNNAVQVINAGGSQVGHIPRAVAANLATLMDRNQISVEGRMVGQNLDGAKHFKLALDVSIYLNNSTRESLESALQWVSPGDRVDNQAPRPVYMSQSHVRGTAGSSVGLPQSVDNTMKELLEGLNRDKADLKQVDKVMDALTSDVDVSKLPLHPAPPGTANGQLLTNLLPHQSQALHWMITRENPQLPKSPADPAVQFWVKQKGVGNKPDYWLNVATKTPQNEAPQLGRGGIIADGMGLGKTLTTISLVLATKNDPVGDKVSQSTLIVCPLSVLGNWEKQIRDHVSPSQLTFYTYHGAAKGLTAKKLGGYDIVLTTYQTVAGEDGAVPDIEDTPLAKKPRLSTKKAGPLATINWKRVVADEGHQLKNPKAKMTVAFANLSAERRWVCTGTPIVNSPNDLGSLLTCLHICAPLSNPQYFRALLLRPLSRGDPTASKLLQAVVSQILLRRTKDSKGANGANVIELPEIEFFRVPVNLDDETRKVYEEVLEHSKRRFEETLRTGEGAANVLSMLTRMRQLCLSLELVPQSFLDEIRAPPKFQNGASPTSIGSLSNEAKGALVKKLRQFVEDEIECGICMDEVEFAKDPAITDCGHPFCLPCIERVITGQGLCPMDRHPIAHGSILRLPSDEDVYIPSSQARSINSAKIDELVKYLRIFPRNDKTLVFSQFTSFLDCVGVRLEEEGIKFVRFDGRMSGKQRTAVIKTFQEPVKGDDDEKTPKVMLISLKSGAVGLNLTAASNVFLCDPWWQSAIEAQAIDRAHRMGQKKIVRVFQLIAENTIESSVLDIQKRKDAMVAKAFEKSSKESQKTKKEARFEDIKELLGMK, from the exons ATGAGCCACATAGACTACTTTGGCGGACAATCTTCAACAGCCCAGAAACGCCGTCGGCAAACCCAGGCGACTTCGTctcaaggagaagatgatgacCCGCGGAGCAGAGCACTCGAACATGACGAG CACTTTGCCACATTCCGCTCCGACGTAGTTGGAGTACAGTATTATCGCGGTCTCGTTGGTAGAGGCGAATATGTCTTACTCCGCAGAGAACCCACCAATAAGTGGGATAACAATGCTGTCCAG GTGATAAACGCAGGAGGCAGCCAAGTCGGACATATTCCAAGAGCAGTTGCTGCCAATCTTGCGACCTTGATGGACAGAAACCAGATTTCCGTTGAAGGCAGGATGGTTGGCCAGAATTTGGATGGTGCCAAACACTTTAAATTGGCTCT TGATGTCTCCATCTACTTGAACAATTCTACGCGCGAATCTCTCGAATCTGCCTTGCAATGGGTGAGCCCAGGAGATAGAGTCGATAACCAAGCTCCTCGTCCTGTCTACATGTCACAGTCTCATGTCCGGGGAACTGCAGGTAGTAGTGTCGGCTTGCCTCAATCTGTTGATAACACTATGAAAGAGCTGCTCGAAGGTCTAAACAGGGATAAAGCCGATTTGAAGCAGGTAGATAAGGTCATG GACGCTCTCACCAGCGACGTCGATGTCTCCAAACTCCCTCTGCACCCCGCGCCTCCTGGTACCGCCAATGGTCAACTTCTCACCAACCTCCTCCCGCACCAATCACAGGCCCTTCATTGGATGATCACCCGTGAAAACCCTCAGTTGCCTAAGTCTCCTGCAGACCCCGCTGTGCAGTTCTGGGTCAAGCAAAAAGGTGTTGGGAATAAGCCTGATTACTGGCTGAATGTAGCTACCAAGACTCCCCAAAATGAGGCTCCGCAGTTAGGTAGGGGTGGTATCATTGCTGATGGTATGGGTTTGG GTAAAACTTTGACCACCATCTCTTTGGTGCTCGCTACCAAGAACGATCCCGTCGGGGACAAAGTCAGCCAGTCCACTTTAATCG TTTGCCCGCTATCAGTCTTGGGTAACTGGGAGAAGCAAATTCGGGACCACGTCTCCCCCTCCCAATTGACTTTTTATACTTACCACGGCGCCGCAAAAGGCCTCACCGCCAAGAAACTGGGAGGATACGACATTGTCTTGACCACTTATCAGACTGTCGCGGGAGAGGATGGTGCTGTCCCGGATATCGAAGATACGCCTTTGGCGAAGAAACCGAGGCTAAGTACTAAAAAGGCAGGACCTTTGGCTACGATTAACTGGAAGAGGGTGGTGGCCGATGAAGGTCATCAGTTGAAAAATCCTAAGGCCAAGA TGACGGTCGCATTTGCCAATCTCAGCGCTGAAAGGCGCTGGGTCTGCACTGGCACACCTATCGTCAACTCTCCTA ATGACCTCGGATCTCTTCTTACATGTCTACACATCTGCGCTCCCTTGTCCAACCCCCAATACTTTCGTGCTCTCCTACTTCGTCCCCTTTCCCGAGGCGATCCCACCGCCAGCAAGCTATTACAAGCCGTCGTTTCTCAGATCCTCCTGCGCCGAACCAAAGATTCAAAAGGTGCAAATGGGGCAAATGTGATTGAGCTTCCAGAAATTGAGTTCTTTAGGGTCCCAGTCAATTTGGACGACGAGACCAGGAAGGTTTATGAGGAGGTTTTAGAACATAGTAAGAGGAGGTTTGAGGAGACGTTGAGGACTGGTGAAGGAGCGGCGAACGTGCTTTCTATGCTTACTCGGA TGCGACAACTCTGCCTTTCACTCGAACTCGTCCCTCAATCTTTTCTGGATGAAATCCGTGCGCCTCCTAAATTTCAAAACGGCGCCTCCCCAACTTCCATTGGTTCCCTCTCAAATGAAGCGAAGGGCGCTTTGGTTAAAAAATTGAGACAGTTTGTTGAGGACGAGATAGAGTGTGGTATTTGTATGGATGAAGTAGAGTTTGCTAAGGACCCCGCCATCACTGACTGTGGTCATCCTT TCTGTTTACCGTGTATCGAACGAGTAATCACCGGACAAGGTCTCTGCCCGATGGACCGCCATCCCATAGCTCACGGATCCATCCTTCGCCTCCCCTCTGACGAAGATGTATAcatcccttcctcccaaGCACGTTCCATTAACTCTGCAAAAATTGACGAACTGGTCAAGTACCTCCGCATCTTCCCACGCAACGACAAGACCCTCGTCTTCTCGCAGTTTACATCTTTCTTGGACTGTGTTGGTGTGCGGCtagaggaggaggggatCAAGTTTGTAAGGTTTGATGGACGGATGTCTGGAAAGCAGAGAACGGCGGTGATCAAAACTTTCCAGGAGCCTGTCAAaggggatgatgatgagaagaCGCCCAAAGTGATGTTGATCTCGTTGAAAAGTGGTGCTGTCGGACTCAACTTGACAGCAGCGTCCAATGTTTTCTTG TGTGACCCATGGTGGCAGAGTGCTATTGAAGCGCAAGCGATAGATCGAGCCCATAGG ATGGgccagaagaagattgtGAGAGTCTTTCAGCTTATCGCCGAGAATACAATTGAATCGAGTGTTTTGGATATAC agaaaagaaaagatgCGATGGTAGCTAAAGCTTTCGAAAAATCGAGCAAGGAGAGTCAAAAGACCAAGAAGGAAGCAAGATTTGAAGATATCAAGGAGCTTTTGGGTATGAAATGA
- a CDS encoding Hypothetical protein (Similar to TIGR gene model, INSD accession AAW46541.1; CNL05180), whose translation MSSPSAPSGNSPFPFLQEEEERLEVSDRKDASSVWALKVPNFLLQRWQTVQEPGVELGRLVVDNSVTPPNITLKLTNAEEGTEEGERAKRAKYDVEGLPDEFKVEVPMERSKNTFLFSEMKKVYDKGSKQREQQTDAPRDAWGKRKREKAHPKLLARVDHEGHIQPIRTQKYLDFLKARRMEAEQSRRPVVRMEDTGLSQAEQNQLASGFRSANSTFGSNMIATSGERFARLERHELTDRIFQCFRDHPYWALGALKQTLEQPDAWLREVLRDVAEQVKEGQYQGYWQLKPVWREDAWKGGENGESVKSEVKEEGDVKPDIDEDDDEDEDDLEEVM comes from the exons ATGTCCTCTCCCTCTGCTCCCTCCGGAAACTCTCCTTTCCCATTTCTccaagaggaagaagaacgCCTTGAGGTCTCAGACCGCAAAGACGCCTCCTCAGTTTGGGCTCTCAAAGTCCCCAACTTCCTCCTGCAGCGATGGCAAACGGTACAAGAACCCGGCGTAGAACTCGGTAGACTTGTAGTGGACAACTCTGTCACACCGCCCAATATCACTCTCAAACTCACCAATGCCGAAGAAGGGACGGAGGAAGGCGAAAGAGCAAAGCGGGCAAAATACGATGTCGAAGGATTGCCAGACGAGTTCAAGGTGGAAGTACCGATGGAGAGGTCAAAGAATACATTTCTATTTTcagagatgaagaaggtgTATGATAAAGGGAGTAAACAACGAGAACAACAGACGGATGCGCCGAGAGATGCATGGggcaagaggaagagagaaaaggcTCACCCAAAATTACTGGCGAGAGTAGATCACGAAGGACATATCCAGCCGATCCGCACTCAAAAGTACCTCGATTTCCTCAAAGCTCGTCGTATGGAAGCAGAGCAATCAAGAAG ACCTGTTGTTCGTATGGAGGATACTGGCTTAAGTCAGGCTGAACAAAATCAACTTGCAAGTGGTTTCCGCAGTGCCAACTCTACTTTCGGCAGTAACATGATTGCAA CCTCCGGCGAGCGTTTTGCCCGCTTGGAGCGTCATGAACTCACTGATCGTATCTTCCAATGCTTCCGGGATCATCCATACTGGGCTCTCGGTGCTCTTAAGCAAACACTCGAACAACCCGATGCATGGTTGCGGGAAGTACTTCGTGATGTGGCTGAGCAAGTAAAAGAAGGGCAGTATCAGGGCTACTGGCAGCTGAAGCCTGTATGGAGAGAAGACGCTTGGAAGGGTGGCGAGAATGGAGAAAGTGTCAAGAGTGAGGTTAAGGAGGAGGGCGATGTCAAGCCGGATattgatgaagatgatgatgaagacgaggatgatCTAGAAGAGGTCATGTAG
- a CDS encoding uncharacterized protein (Similar to TIGR gene model, INSD accession AAW46540.1) — MGCGLSFEFKQQYGIMDNTSSTDVFEVYLSAQGTSDFDEYEDSQNDEAPSQPSSDLQTVDRDIVLADYSEFPYSAPSNQWPEFTGCCPEHDDPLCYVDGCGFSLPASGPNDCPNYKVYGIVSVGAHGIIHRATDSKRNKTVAIKVTKEYHGSDTGDAHMRWELCSRSFAAREMAMLDVCDHPHIVKPRDIVESPDGKLGLVINYFPGGDLQKFIKAYGPLSEFDSRYTFLLSAVSHLQTRHMVHHYMKPENILIDLDGNVFLSDFGVAHIFDQPYLSALPVCGTVVYAEPELAVRKTRYSPFKWDIWSLGIILFFLLTGRIPYIGYEEFPGLHAHIMDVCTFVASVPVDYPDSISREVRNLMDRILDVDSEMRAGCNQLWEHSWTKGTLTGPRLGYRGMEPGSGIFGTLGHRCKEAEREKKMERARKKFLVKFRDNK, encoded by the exons ATGGGATGCGGCCTATCATTTGAATTCAAACAACAATATGGAATCATGGACAACACGTCTTCGACGGATGTCTTCGAGGTTTATTTGTCAGCTCAAGGTACCTCTGACTTCGACGAGTATGAGGATTCCCAAAACGATGAAGCCCCTTCGCAGCCAAGTTCGGACTTACAAACTGTCGACAGAGATATTGTTCTTGCAGACTACTCGGAGTTTCCTTATTCCGCCCCGTCTAACCAGTGGCCAGAGTTCACTGGCTGTTGTCCTGAACATGATGATCCTCTGTGCTACGTGGATGGGTGCGGCTTTTCTTTACCTGCAAGTGGCCCAAATGACTGCCCTAATTATAAAGTATATGGGATCGTTAGCGTTGGCGCACATGGCATTATCCATCGTGCCACAGATTCAAAGAGAAATAAAACGGTCGCCATCAAAGTCACCAAAGAATATCATGGATCGGATACAGGCGACGCTCATATGCGTTGGGAATTGTGTAGCAGAAGTTTTGCGGCAAGAGAGATGGCAATGCTCGAC GTGTGTGATCATCCCCACATTGTTAAACCTCGCGATATCGTTGAATCACCAGATGGCAAGCTCGGGTTAGTCATTAATTACTTCCCAG GCGGTGATCTACAGAAATTCATCAAGGCATATGGCCCCCTATCCGAATTCGACTCTCGATATACTTTT CTCCTTTCCGCTGTCAGCCACCTTCAAACTAGACACATGGTTCATCACTACATGAAACCCGAAAACATCCTCATCGATCTTGACGGCAACGTCTTCCTCTCGGATTTTGGAGTAGCACATATATTTGATCAACCTTATCTGTCCGCACTACCTGTTTGCGGAACGGTCGTATACGCTGAGCCAGAATTGGCTGTCCGAAAGACGCGATACAGCCCTTTCAAGTGGGATATATGGTCCCTTGGtatcatcctcttcttcctcctcacaGGAAGGATACCATATATCGGCTACGAAGAATTTCCGGGGCTTCATGCGCACATCATGGATGTCTGTACTTTCGTCGCTTCCGTGCCTGTTGATTATCCGGACTCAATATCAAGGGAGGTAAGAAATTTGATGGACAGAATTTTGGATGTGGATTCAGAGATGCGTGCAGGGTGCAATCAATTATGGGAGCATTCATGGACCAAAGGAACGTTAACAGGCCCCAGGTTGGGATACCGTGGAATGGAGCCAGGGAGTGGCATCTTTGGAACTTTGGGTCACCGCTGCAAAGAAGcagaaagagagaagaagatggaaagggCACGGAAAAAGTTCCTAGTGAAGTTCCGCGACAACAAATAG
- a CDS encoding Eukaryotic translation initiation factor 3 subunit 6, putative (Similar to TIGR gene model, INSD accession AAW46539.1): protein MADPSAFYEPEEDELLSQLAIPVHTYQPLSEGDEYRRLQQLEQHAYAQQTAMAQEQEMEQLAALELVPEDVKRFLVMFHQAILENDLPTITSMYESGWNKLTQAHYLNNEWPEAELIAPLVGNDQVFLTLYRELYFRHVYARLQPTIDDRFQSYENICELFNYLLNSEGPVPLDLPIQWLWDMLDEFVYQFTSFSHWRSSPKSKTEEELEMLAESPNIWSSYSVLNVLYSLVQKSQINEQLKAERAGKSVEEVAEVAGEYGSKPLYKNLGYFSLICLLHVHVLLGDPTLALQTMENVDLGNAAFLTRITACHVTTYYHVGCAYMALGRWPDAIKTFVSVLIFFIRMKQYHTRSYQYGSIAKTCERMYALLAICTTLSPGPSDENIMTIVKEHYGDQLAILQRGGPEAVEAFKDLYLQACPKYLNVNPPPYEDASALEAWLANPPADATQRHLELFLSDVQAVQGVNGMRNLLKLYTSIDAAKLAAFSVSGEEEGEEEVLQQLMVLKSASSTYGRGQAETTLLDGERKVTNNLDFTIDGTMVHVEETTSHRRYAGFFIRNAEHAQRALSSIKSAPLPIRKPASSSAPAPPTTSAPINKPGESAAAEAPAAAPEKKAGAWVPKSRQARIAA, encoded by the exons ATGGCCGACCCTAGCGCTTTCTACGAACCTGAAGAGGACGAACTCCTCTCTCAGCTCGCTATCCCCGTCCATACCTATCAGCCCCTTTCCGAAGGCGACGAATACAGGCGCCTCCAGCAACTGGAGCAGCATGCTTACGCCCAGCAGACCGCCATGGCCCAGGAACAGGAGATGGAGCAGCTCGCCGCTTTGGAGCTCGTCCCGGAGGATGTGAAGAGGTTCTTGGTCATGTTCCACCAGGCCATCTTGGAGAACGATTTGCCTACCATTACCAGCATGTACGAGTCTGGATGGAACAAGCTCACTCAG GCTCACTATCTTAACAACGAGTGGCCCGAGGCTGAGCTCATCGCTCCTCTTGTTGGCAATG ACCAGGTGTTCTTGACTCTTTATCGAGAGCTTTACTTCCGACACGTCTACGCTAGGCTCCAGCCCACCATTGACGACCGATTCCAATCCTATGAAAACATTTGCGAACTTTTCAACTACCTCCTCA ATTCTGAAGGCCCCGTTCCCCTTGACCTCCCTATCCAATGGCTTTGGGACATGCTCGATGAGTTTGTCTACCAATtcacctctttctctcACTGGCGCTCTTCTCCCAAGTCCAAGACTGAGGAGGAACTCGAGATGCTCGCCGAATCACCAAACATTTGGTCCTCTTACTCTGTCTTGAACGTCCTCTATTCTCTTGTTCAAAAGTCTCAAATCAACGAGCAGCTCAAGGCTGAGAGGGCGGGCAAGTCTGTTGAGGAGGTTGCCGAGGTTGCTGGAGAGTATGGAAGCAAGCCCCTTTACAAGAACTTGGGTTACTTCTCTTTGATTTGCTTGTTGCACGTTCACGTGTTATTGGGTGACCCTACTT TGGCTTTGCAGACTATGGAGAACGTTGACCTTGGTAACGCCGCTTTCCTTACCAGGATCACCGCTTGCCACGTTACAACTTACTACCATGTTGGATGTGCCTATATGGCTCTCGGACGTTGGCCTGACGCTATCAAGACCTTTGTCTCTgtcctcatcttctttaTCCGTATGAAGCAGTACCACACCAGGTCTTATCAGTACGGTTCC ATCGCCAAGACTTGTGAGCGAATGTACGCCCTTCTTGCCATCTGCACCACCCTTTCCCCCGGTCCCTCCGACGAAAACATCATGACCATTGTCAAGGAGCATTACGGTGACCAACTTGCTATCCTCCAACGTGGCGGCCCCGAGGCCGTTGAGGCCTTCAAAGATCTCTACCTCCAAGCTTGCCCTAAATACCTCAATGTTAACCCTCCTCCCTATGAAGATGCTTCTGCTCTCGAGGCCTGGCTGGCCAACCCTCCTGCGGATGCTACCCAGAGGCATCTCGAGTTGTTCTTGAGCGATGTTCAGGCTGTTCAGGGTGTTAACGGCATGAGAAACCTGTTGAAGCTTTACACATCTATTGATGCTGCCAAGCTTGCGGCGTTCTCGGTATctggagaagaggaaggcgaagaagaggtgTTACAGCAATTGATGGTGCTCAAGAGTGCCAGCAGTACTTATGGACGAGGACAAGCCGAGACAACATTGTTGGACGGTGAGCGGAAAGTGACCAACAACTTGGATTTCACCATTGACGGA ACCATGGTTCACGTTGAGGAAACCACTTCCCACAGAAGATATGCTGGCTTCTTCATCCGAAATGCCGAGCACGCCCAACGTGCGCTTTCATCCATCAAATCAGCCCCTTTGCCCATTCGTAAACCcgcttcatcttctgccCCTGCTCCCCCTACCACCTCTGCGCCCATAAACAAACCTGGTGAATCAGCAGCTGCAGAGGCTCCCGCGGCGGCCCCGGAAAAGAAGGCTGGTGCTTGGGTGCCAAAGTCTAGACAAGCAAGGATTGCGGCTTAA
- a CDS encoding WD-repeat protein, putative (Similar to TIGR gene model, INSD accession AAW46543.1), protein MVRSYMRHGPTQAFGIICSPTANSSYNGRLAYVPGWEDVLVWDTKRGEMVAMWHSTGLTSPVTYLTPAPTPYTSTSTTPVTFAVSYQDGSIRLWSYDPSTPDVEASEIVTFNGHKKSVTIMTWDHDASRLASGGTEGEIVVWDRIGEVGLFRLKGHRAPITGLAFIPHPRGGHPGWLVSTSRDTYLKVWDLGTQHCVQTVVVGRGEVTSLAVREEAEESIIGQDEDESEGEEYIKGRWVVVTGSGDGEAQVYTIEKSQLARGMAEDENGELPTLIASLCTLPLPSSTHPISQITWHPTLPLLSLQTSDRGIAILRLRTEEEVNAKRARRKKRDREKKKKGKSDKQKDEDKEEDEKDEPVKWEERVAIWCMVRANAKIKSFAFADENVASVKGGVSLLLALSNNSIESYTIPTPGSKSKLADGATPEPTKTHSIELPGHRQDIRTISISSDDQVIASASSGTLKLWNARTTACIRTMECGYALCSTFLPGDRHVVIGTKAGELMLYDVAASSLLKTYKAHSGPVWSVSIRPDGRGLVSGSADKDVKFWDFEMREEGEGERVVSRLGVETIYKTKQLALVHVRTLKMTDDILSLKYSPNGRFLAIALLDSTVKIFFSDTLKFFLSLYGHKLPVLSLDISSDSKLLVTCSADKNVKIWGLDFGDCHKSIFAHDEAVMGVMFEKEAGSHNFWTVGKDRMVKYWDGDKFELIQKLSGHHGEIWALSTSQSGQFVVTGSHDKSIRIWEKTDEPLFLEEEREKEIEAMYDSNLADTLNREPGEGEGEGDEAEAVQKQTTETLIAGEKIMEAIDLADADRATTRQWEEDNAKSNVEIPRPPRNAELISRGDLEPDEYVLKVVQKIPAAQMEDALLVLPFRMVVSLMGYLDEWAIQGKEIILVSRILFFLLRTHSSQIVSNRIMRTPLLTLRHHLRDALAQQRDVMGYNLAALKFLKGRWESERVAGLYEQEDLDEEVVRKRLEEGRGKRKRIEVRA, encoded by the exons ATGGTTAGGTCATACATGCGCCACGGGCCTACACAG GCCTTTGGCATTATCTGTTCACCCACAGCAAACTCCTCTTACAACGGCAGACTGGCCTATGTTCCAGGATGGGAAGATGTTCTCGTTTGGGATACAAAGCGAGGAGAAATGGTTGCCATGTGGCATTCTACGGGGTTGACTTCACCGGTGACTTATCTTACTCCTGCCCCCACGCCCTACACGTCTACTTCAACTACTCCGGTCACTTTTGCAGTCTCATATCAAGATGGTTCGATCCGTTTATGGTCGTATGATCCCTCCACACCCGATGTGGAAGCTTCTGAAATCGTCACTTTCAACGGCCACAAGAAGAGCGTTACTATCATGACTTGGGATCATGATGCTTCTCGATTGGCGTCCGGTGGTACCGAAGGCGAGATCGTTGTTTGGGATCGCATTGGAGAAGTCGGTCTTTTCCGTCTCAAAGGTCACCGTGCGCCAATCACCGGTCTTGCATTTATTCCCCACCCTCGCGGAGGGCATCCCGGATGGCTCGTTAGTACGAGCAGAGACACTTACTTGAAGGTGTGGGATTTAGGAACTCAGCATTGTGTTCAGACAGTTGTTGTAGGGCGCGGGGAGGTGACTAGCTTGGCTGTGCGAGAAGAGGCTGAAGAGTCAATTATCGGTCAGGACGAAGATGAATCTGAAGGTGAAGAGTATATCAAGGGTCGATGGGTTGTCGTTACGGGAAGTGGCGACGGTGAAGCACAGGTCTACACTATTGAAAAATCCCAGCTTGCAAGGGGTATGGCCGAGGACGAGAATGGGGAACTTCCCACTCTTATAGCCTCCCTTTGCactctccctctcccttcttccactcACCCTATCTCCCAAATTACCTGGCATcccactcttcctctgctgTCTTTACAAACTTCCGACCGCGGTATCGCCATCCTTCGTTTGAGGaccgaagaagaagttAACGCAAAGAGGGCTAGACGAAAGAAGAGGGATagggagaagaaaaagaagggaaagagcGACAAGCAAAAAGACGAAgacaaggaggaggatgagaaggaTGAACCTGTCAAGTGGGAGGAGAGAGTGGCTATCTGGTGTATGGTCAGGGCTAATGCTAAAATTAAGAGCTTTGCCTTTGCCGATGAAAATGTAGCTTCTGTCAAGGGTGGCGTATCT TTGCTTTTGGCGTTGTCCAACAACTCCATCGAATCATACACTATTCCTACTCCAGGAAGCAAGTCTAAGCTTGCCGATGGAGCTACCCCAGAACCCACCAAGACTCACTCCATCGAACTTCCTGGTCATCGACAAGACATCCGTACCATTTCTATCTCTTCTGACGACCAAGTCATCGCGTCGGCCTCATCTGGTACCCTCAAGCTCTGGAATGCTAGGACAACAGCGTGCATCAGGACTATGGAATGTGGTTACGCCCTCTGTTCGACCTTCTTGCCAGGTGATAGGCATGTGGTGATTGGTACCAAGGCGGGAGAATTGATGCTCTACGATGTTGCTGCGTCGAGTCTGTTAAAGACCTACAAAGCTCACAGTGGGCCTGTTTGGAGTGTGAGCATTCGACCTGATGGCAGAGGGTTGGTCAGTGGTAGTGCGGACAAGGACGTCAAGTTTTGGGACTTTGAGATgagggaagaaggcgaaggcGAGAGAGTTGTCAGTCGCTTAGGCGTCGAGACAATC TACAAGACCAAGCAACTCGCTCTCGTCCACGTTCGTACTCTCAAGATGACCGACGATATCCTTTCTCTCAAGTACTCTCCCAATGGCCGTTTCCTTGCCATCGCCCTTCTTGATTCAACCGTGAagatcttcttctccgACACTCTCAaattcttcctctccctttATGGCCACAAGCTTCCTGTTCTGTCACTTGACATTTCTTCAGACAGCAAGCTCCTTGTGACCTGTTCCGCTGACAAGAACGTCAAAATCTGGGGTTTGGACTTCGGAGACTGTCATAAGAGTATTTTTGCGCACGATGAAGCTGTCATGGGCGTCATGTTTGAAAAGGAGGCTGGAAGTCACAACTTCTGGACAGTCGGAAAGGACAGGATGGTCAAGTACTGGGATGGTGACAAG TTTGAGCTTATCCAAAAGCTTTCTGGTCATCATGGCGAGATTTGGGCTCTTTCCACTTCGCAGAGCGGTCAATTTGTCGTCACTGGTTCCCACGACAAATCTATCCGTATCTGGGAAAAGACTGACGAACCTCTTTTTCTCgaggaagaaagggaaaaggagattGAGGCCATGTACGATTCCAACCTCGCTGATACTCTGAACCGTGAACCTGGAGAAGGCGAGGGTGAAGGTGACGAGGCCGAAGCCGTCCAGAAACAAACTACTGAAACTCTCATTGCGGGAGAGAAGATAATGGAGGCTATAGATCTTGCCGACGCCGACCGTGCAACCACCCGTCAATGGGAGGAAGACAACGCCAAGTCTAATGTCGAAATTCCGCGTCCACCTAGAAATGCCGAGCTGATCTCTCGAGGAGATTTGGAGCCGGATGAGTATGTGTTGAAGGTTGTTCAGAAGATTCCTGCGGCGCAGATGGAGGATGCTTTACTGGTCTTGCCTTTCAGGATGGTGGTCAGTTTGATGGGTTACCTTGACGAATGGGCCATACAG GGCAAGGAGATCATTTTGGTGTCTCGgatcctcttcttccttcttcgaACACACTCCTCCCAGATTGTGTCCAACCGCATCATGCGAACGCCCCTTCTTACGCTCCGACACCATTTGCGTGATGCCTTAGCTCAACAACGCGACGTGATGGGTTACAATTTGGCAGCACTCAAATTCCTCAAAGGGAGATGGGAAAGCGAGAGGGTGGCTGGGTTGTACGAGCAGGAAGATTTGGATGAAGAGGTAGTTAGGAAGAGgttggaagaaggcagagggaagaggaagagaatTGAAGTCAGGGCATAA